One window of Oncorhynchus masou masou isolate Uvic2021 chromosome 28, UVic_Omas_1.1, whole genome shotgun sequence genomic DNA carries:
- the mlana gene encoding melanoma antigen recognized by T-cells 1, whose amino-acid sequence MPRGDFNVYFASRGGQHVRAEEAAGIALLVVILAALLIVGCWYFKRRSGYKMIRSPRSGSPPGFSGGQFSQRRAAAENKMGLSELRPVLPNAPPAYEKISSGPLPPPYSP is encoded by the exons ATGCCTCGCGGTGACTTCAACGTTTATTTTGCAAGCAGAGGAGGACAGCATGTCAGGGCCGAAGA GGCAGCTGGCATAGCTCTGTTGGTTGTAATTCTCGCAGCCCTTCTCATCGTCGGATGCTGGTATTTCAAGCGGAGAAGCGGGTACAAAATGATCAGG AGCCCAAGATCAGGGTCCCCGCCAGGATTCAGTGGAGGACAGTTCAGCCAGCGAAGAGCTGCAGCCGAAAACAAGATGGGCCTCAGTGAGCTCCGACCTGTG CTTCCCAATGCCCCTCCTGCCTATGAGAAGATCTCATCAGGACCCCTACCTCCTCCCTACTCGCCCTAA